In the Heptranchias perlo isolate sHepPer1 chromosome 4, sHepPer1.hap1, whole genome shotgun sequence genome, GTCGCATCATTTTCTGACCAGTGCTCTCTACCATCACCTCTCTTCATTGAGAGAGCCCAACCATAGAAACAACCCCAGTAAGAACAGAAAGACAAAAGACATACATATGGAAgtagatacagacagacacacagaatgTCTTGCATTCACAGAAAGTGTGACACATACAGAGCAGAATCAGATAGAAAGAGGCAAATTGGAAGAGTAACAGATTCAGCAATAGAGAGGTAGAGATAAAACAGTATAACAATAAGTGAACGTGTCTCAGAACTAGAAAGAGACAAGGAAGTAGACAGTTAGTTAAATACAATGACAGGgtgaatttaatgcaaagaattaAAGATTGGGAGACAAGTAGAAAAGCCATTGCTTGAAAAGAGACACAAATTAATTTTTCCTTTTTGGCTGTTAGTAATGTCATGGAAGATCAAGTATATTCTATAATAATATATTGTGAGTTATTTGGTATAATGTTCCTGTTGTCATAAAACAGCTTATGCTCAGCTGCACTATGGGCAGTGCCCCAAGAGATCTGCTCGTACCACCAAGTGTACTGATTgactccctcccgctccccctcaccctcccctttcccctccccccacaatcaccACCACTTAATACAAGCGCAAAGGATGTGCATTTGAAATAGTTCCAGCATCCATCTGGAAATCTATAGCTTGTGGAAAAGTACATTTTAATATATTGTGTGCActtaatgaagtatttttgataaGAAAACCTTTGTGCAAATTTctgatgtagcattggaaataaATAAATACTTAAAATGTAAACAAAAGGTTGAAGTAAATGACTTCTGTTTTGCTTTAGTCCTGGAAGAATGTGTTGTACATTCAGGCTGAGTAGTACTGAACAAGCCAATTAAAATGCTAGTATTGACTGCAAGAAATAATTATGTTTCATCAAGCAGTTATAGGATTTGGTAGTAGAATGGAAAACAGTTTTAAAGGTCACAGCACCATTTCCAtggagtttatttttttaaatggttacaATTGTTTGCACAGTGGGCTGATTTCAAGAAACACATACAGGATTGTGTATATGTACTTTATGTAACTTGATGAATGATGGTACAGCTACTTCGGTCCACAGGTTGCCAAGCTATCATGTTTATTAGATGCTCACTCTTGTTTCCCATCCTGTGCAGGTAGTTGACCAAATAGACCATCTTACCTGTGACCTACAGCTGGAGGAAGAAATGACGGACAGCTCCAAGACTGACACTATAAATAGCACCTCAAGTAGTACAACTGCCTCAAGCCTGGATAAGGTCAAAGTGCACTCAGAAAGGTCAATTTCCAAGACAACAGTGACTTCATCAGCTATCCTCACAGTGCTAAAGAAGGCCAATccgccagctccacctccacgaTTAACACCTGTCCGATGTGAGGAGCCCCGCAGACCCTCTTACTGCGTTAACCCTCTGAAGACCAATGGGGCCTTGCTTCGCAATGGAGCACTATTGTGTAAGACAGATAAAATGCCAAATGGAGATGTGTATTGTCTCCCTGGTAGCAATCCAGAAAAATTGCCCAAACAGCCATCGGTGCCCAGAGTTGATAAAGACAAATGTTCACAGATTACACGGGAAAGAGTTCGATTTAATGAGGAAGTTCAGTACCATGGCTACTGTCCAGACTGTGATGTTCAATATGACATGAGAAACAAGGATGTGCACTTGCATGGTGAATTGAGCAATGCAAAAGGAAAGCCACCTCACCAGTGTCCTCCCCTTGAAAATGGAGGATCAGGCACTAACTTTAGTAATAATTTCCCAACCATAAAAGCTAAAACCAcgcctccacagactgctccaaaACCTCAAAAAACTATTCTGAGGAAAACAACAACCACAACAGTTTGATGCAAGGATCTTGAAAACTCTTTTGTATCCTAATGAATTGAGCACTTTCTACTCGAGCAATAAAGAGCCAAAACACATTATACCCAGTGTTCTCCAGTGAAGTGACACGGAAGAAACCATGGTAAGTGTATTCATTTCCTCTTCTAAAGTCTTCCATTATTTGTGCCACTAGTATTGCAGTTGATGGTGTATTCTACAGAGTGCATTATATTGGTCGTGACAACTAGAAACATCAATGTATTGAAGCTATAGCATACCTCTCTGTTAGCCCTTATAGACCAttaaaagcaatgtgataatattCATCCTAAACATTACTGTCCCCTCTCTGATAGCTGCATTTATTCTCACCGCAGTACTTAGTTAACATTCTTTACCGCCAAAGTCTATTTATGTGTAATAATAATTAAGTCAAGCTAACTTTGGGCTAGTTTACTCCTGATTGTACAATAACATTGAAATCACCTCAGAAAAGGTACTAGAAAAACTGATATAGAATTCACTCTGGTGCATGTCACTCCCTACTTTTATAGCTGTTTTTTTTCCAGTAAAAACTCTATGCTACACTTTTTTGTGTAAGTCACATCCCTATAATTaaaaaatatgcaaacataattATCTACCACCAGGTTCTGACAGTGTAGAATATAGTCACTAAAAATACAGTATTGCAACTTAGATGATGGAGCCAATGAGATTTAATGAACCAAAATAAAAGGACTTGTATTAAATTCTTACCCTAATATTTATATGAGTAATGCAATTTTCTGTTTGCTACAGTACAAGACTCACATAGCGCCAATAATGGAAATGGTCTTGTAATAGTGCTGTAAATAGTCTTTTCAAACAATTTTCCATAAGTGAGATATATCAAAAAGAGAAATTATTGGGTTTTGACTTATACATTTTCTTGTATGAGCACAAAGTGCTCAGTGTTCCATCTTTTATGACTTATACTCTATTTGTTTTGGGTGTTCTGCAGCTTTCCATGGGAAACACAGCTATTGTCTGTTGGATAAAAGCACGTGTAAATGCTCTTTGTGCTTGGCTTTTTTATTTGGTATATATATTGGTTCTGAGTCAAATGTACTGAAAGTGGGATTAATCCACCCTATGAATTTTAGGGAATGGTTTACTGTAAAGATATCATGATAAATAAGCCCTACACAAAACCTAActcagtaaattaaatatttttggacATCATTATCTGTGTAACACTTTAACCAGTACAAGCCCAGATCAAGGTTTGAACAAGCTGTCCTCCAGATGGCATTAACCACCATTTCTGTTTGCACTGCTgctatttttttgtttttaacttcaCAAATGTGCGATATTTTACAAATTAAATCAATGCAACTCAGTAAGAATTCTAGGAAAGTACAAATAAAAGCCAGTTAATAGAGAAGAACAATCTCCCAAGATAGTTTCACAACAACCAGAAATTAATGAATGTTTGAGATCAGAACTGGTGACTGAAAGAACTAACTCCAGCAACATAGGTAAAGAATCCTGTGAAACTCCTTTAAAAGGTTTATTGATATTGTAATAGTTCAAACTAAATCACCAGACTTTTATTTTAATGCAGTGTCCAGTGAGAGAAGCAAAAAAAGAACTTATGTTTCTACAAtgcctttcaggacatcccaagagcACTTCatggtcaatgaagtacttttgaagtgtagtcactgttgtaatgtggataaatgtggcagccaatttggactcagtatggtcccacaaacagcaataagataaaggaCCAGATTATATGTTTTTTAGTGATCtcagatgagggataaatattgaccaggtcaccgggagaactcccctgttcttcaaaaacccatctggttcactaatgtcctttagggaaggaaacctgccatccttacccggtctggcctatatgtgactccagaatcacagcaatatggttgattctgaatcaccctctgaaatggcctagcaagtcactcagttgtacaatctcgctacgaaaagtcataataagaataaaaccagacagaccacccggcatcggaccactaggcaccggacacgacaaagacaaaACAAGCCCAGCTGACCcttcaaagtcctcctcacgaacatctggggacttgtgccaaaattgggagagctgtcccacagactagtcaagcaacagcctgacatagccaaacttacagaatcatacctttcagccaatgtcccagactcttccattaccgtccctgggtttgtcctgtcccatcggtaggacagacccaccaaaggtggcggtacagtgatatacagtcaggagggagtggccctgggagtcctcaacattgtctccggaccccatgaaatctcatggcatcaggtcaaatatgggcaaggaaaccttctgctgattaccacctgccgccctccctcagctgaatcagtcctcctccatgttgaacatcacttggaggaagcactgagggtagcaaggacacagaatgtagactgggtgggggacttcaatgtccatcaccaaaagtggcttggGAGCAccaatactgactgagctggctcagtcctgaaggacatagctgccagactgggtctgcggcaggtggtgagtgaaacgACATGAGGGAAgaacctacttgatctcgtcctcaccaatctacctgtcacagattcatctgtccatgacagtattgatgtggagatgccggtgatggactggggtggacaaatgtaaggaatcttacaacaccaggttatagtccaaaagttttatttgaaaatcacaagctttcggaggctttctccttcgtcaggtgagtgtggaattccttgaaggttaccgcatatatagtcagagaacaatgcctggtgattacagataatctttccaactgcccattgtcaaggcaatcagacagagagatagtacatacaggactactgaatatacaaacggtccgaacccaaagacagagagagtgggagagagaatgaccagttgtattaaaaacagataactcttttttcgctggtggggttacgtgtagcgtgacatgaactcaagatcccggttgaggccgtcctcatgggtgcggaacttggctatcaatttctgctcgacgattttgcgttgtcgtgtgtctcaaaggccgccttggagaacgtttacccgaagatcagtggctgaatgtccttgactgctgaagtgttccccgactgggaggaaaCCCTCCTCTCtgacgattgttgcgcggtgtccattcatccgttgtcgcagtgtctgcatggtctcgccaatgtaccatgctccggggcatcctttcctgcaacgtatgaggtagacaacgttggccgagtcacaggagtatgaaccatgtacctggtgggtggtgtcctcttgtgtgatggtggtatctgtgtcgatgatctggcatgtcttgcagaggttgccgtggcagggttgtgtggtgtcgtggacgctgttctcctgaaagctgggtaatttgctgcgaacgatggtctgtttgaggttaggtggctgtttgaaggtgagtagtggaggtgtggggatggccttagcgaggtgtttgtcgtcattgatgacatgttgaaggctgcggagaacatggcgtagtttctccgctccggggaagtactggatgatgaagggtactctgttggttgcgtcccgtgtttgtcttctgaggtataggtaggagtgaccaccgcacagtccttgtggaaacaaatcccgtcttcgcactgaggacatcatccaatgtgttgtgtggcactaccaccgtgctaaatgggttagattcagaacagatctagcagctcaaaactgggcatccatgagtcaCTGTGGGCCAtcttcagcagcagaattgtattccagcacaatctgtaacctcatggcccggcatattcctcactctaccattaccaacaagccaggggatcaaccctggttcaatgaggagtgtagaagagcatgccaggagcagcaccaggcgtacctaaaaatgaggtgccaacccgatgaagctacaacacaggactacatgcatgctaaacagcagaagcaacgtgctatagacagagctaagcgattccataaccaacggatcagatcaaagctctgcagtcctgccacatccagtcatgaatggtggtggacagttaaacaactaacgggaggaggaggctctgtaaacatccccaacctcaacgatggcagaaccCAGCACGAGACTGCAAAATACAAAGCcgcagcgtttgcaaccaccttcagccagaagtgccgagtggatgatccatctcggcctcctccccatatccccaccatcacagaagccagtcttcagccaatttgattcactccacgtgatatcaaaaaatggctgagtgcactggatacagcaaaggctatgggccctgacaacatcccggctgtagtgctgaagacttgtgctccagaactagccatgcctctagccaagctgttccagttcagctacaacactggcatctacccgataatgtggcaaattgcccaggtatgtcctgtccacaaaaagcaggacaaatccaatccggccaattaccgcccaatcagcctactctcaatcatcagcaaagtgatggaaggtgtcgtcgacagtgctatcaagcggcatttactcaccaataacctgctcaccgatgctcagtttgagttctaccaggaccattcggctccagacctcattacagccttggtccaaacatggacaaatgagctaaattctagaggtgaggcgagattgactgcccttgatatcaaggtagCACTTAACCGAATGTGGattcaaggaaccctagtaaaactgaagtcactggaaatcagggatgaaaactctccagtggctggagtcatacctagcacaaaggaagatggtagtggttgttggaggccaatcatctcagccccaggacattgcacagtgttcagttccattcgcaacccctcagataatgaaacagtccgtccccacatgcagcaagatctggacaacatccaggcttcggctgataagtggcaagtaacattcgcaccagacaagtgccaggcaatgaccatctccaacaagagtgagtctaaccacctccccttgacattcaacggcattgccaaatcccccaccatcaatatcctgggggtcaccattgaccagaaacttaactggaccagccacataaatactgtggctacaagagcaggtcagaggctgggtatactgcggcaagtgacttacctcctgactccccaaagcctttccaacatctacgaggcacaagtcaggaatgtgatggaatactctccacttgcctggataagtgcagcttcaacaacattcaagaagctcgacactatccaggacaaagcagcccgcttgattggcaccccatccaccaccctaatctttcactcccttcaccaccggcgcacagtggttgcagtgtgtaccatccacaggatgcactgcagcaattcgccaaggcttcttcgacagcacctcccaaacccgcgacctctaccacctagaaggacaagggcagcaggcactcgggaacaacagcacctgcacgttccactccaagtcacacaccatcccgatttggagatatatcactgttccttcatcgtcgctgggtcaaaatcctggaactcccttcctaaccacatggactgcagcggttcaagaaggcggctcaccaccaccttctcaagggcaattagggatgggcaacaaatgctggccttgccagcaacacccgcttcccatgaacaaattaaaaaaaacattgaggtGTGAAATCTTTTatggccacctgagagggaaaacaggacctctgattaatgtctcatctgaaagacagaacctccatcagtgcagtactCCTTCAATATTGTATTGGAgcgtcagactagattatgtgctcaaatcactGTAGTTTGACTTGAACCTAAAATCTTTGgactgagaggcaagagtgctaccaatgagccaaggctgactcacAAGAAGAAGCTGACAACAGGTAATTGTACTAAGGGCT is a window encoding:
- the prr16 gene encoding protein Largen isoform X1, with protein sequence MSGNPKQPEGAACKAKVKEQIKTIVDDLELVLGDLKDVAKELKEVVDQIDHLTCDLQLEEEMTDSSKTDTINSTSSSTTASSLDKVKVHSERSISKTTVTSSAILTVLKKANPPAPPPRLTPVRCEEPRRPSYCVNPLKTNGALLRNGALLCKTDKMPNGDVYCLPGSNPEKLPKQPSVPRVDKDKCSQITRERVRFNEEVQYHGYCPDCDVQYDMRNKDVHLHGELSNAKGKPPHQCPPLENGGSGTNFSNNFPTIKAKTTPPQTAPKPQKTILRKTTTTTV
- the prr16 gene encoding protein Largen isoform X2, whose translation is MSGNPKQPEGAACKAKVVDQIDHLTCDLQLEEEMTDSSKTDTINSTSSSTTASSLDKVKVHSERSISKTTVTSSAILTVLKKANPPAPPPRLTPVRCEEPRRPSYCVNPLKTNGALLRNGALLCKTDKMPNGDVYCLPGSNPEKLPKQPSVPRVDKDKCSQITRERVRFNEEVQYHGYCPDCDVQYDMRNKDVHLHGELSNAKGKPPHQCPPLENGGSGTNFSNNFPTIKAKTTPPQTAPKPQKTILRKTTTTTV